The Clostridium septicum genome contains a region encoding:
- a CDS encoding DUF3048 domain-containing protein: MKKLLSSLFIVMFICGLISCSKTPDKSADVFNETNASKKIYSYYTGEEVSQDINNNTPFMVMVENSVYARPQSGLSYADVIYETLAEGGIPRFMALFHKEQPKTVGPVRSIRPYFLEIANENNLAFAHCGGSAEALSTISKDQSIMSINEISNGKYFWRDTSRKAPHNLYTSAENITKFIIDKDFNSKPKTFATFNNEYYSNEKLSEIKNLNLNINRFYNTSYTYDNGFFTKSMDGEIATDALTNSPLKFKNVVIQKTNIQLQADNNHIDIDLIGEGEGYVFSNGHYLNILWKKEDKNSKTMLYDYDGNIVPLSQGKTIWHILDKDSNITFN, translated from the coding sequence ATGAAGAAACTTTTATCATCATTATTTATAGTAATGTTCATTTGTGGATTAATAAGCTGTTCCAAAACTCCAGATAAATCTGCTGATGTTTTTAATGAAACTAATGCTTCTAAGAAAATTTATTCTTATTATACTGGAGAAGAAGTATCTCAAGATATAAATAATAACACACCTTTTATGGTAATGGTAGAAAACTCTGTTTATGCTAGACCACAAAGTGGTTTATCCTACGCCGATGTAATTTATGAAACTTTAGCTGAAGGTGGAATTCCTAGATTTATGGCCTTATTTCACAAAGAGCAACCTAAAACAGTAGGCCCTGTTAGAAGTATACGCCCTTACTTTCTAGAAATTGCTAACGAAAATAACTTAGCCTTTGCTCATTGTGGAGGTTCAGCCGAAGCATTATCAACAATCTCCAAAGACCAATCAATTATGAGTATAAATGAAATATCTAATGGCAAATACTTTTGGAGAGATACTTCCAGAAAAGCTCCCCACAATTTATACACTTCCGCTGAAAATATAACTAAATTTATAATAGATAAAGATTTTAACTCAAAACCTAAGACATTTGCAACATTTAATAATGAATATTATTCAAATGAAAAGCTTTCAGAAATCAAAAATTTAAATTTAAATATAAATAGATTCTACAATACATCCTATACCTATGATAATGGTTTTTTTACTAAATCTATGGATGGAGAAATAGCTACTGATGCATTAACAAACTCACCTTTAAAATTTAAAAATGTAGTTATTCAAAAAACTAATATTCAACTACAGGCAGACAATAACCACATAGATATAGATTTAATTGGCGAAGGTGAAGGATATGTATTTTCAAATGGTCATTATTTAAATATTCTTTGGAAAAAAGAAGATAAAAATTCAAAAACTATGTTATATGATTATGATGGAAATATAGTCCCTCTATCTCAAGGTAAAACAATTTGGCATATACTAGACAAGGATTCCAATATAACATTTAATTAA
- the nrdD gene encoding anaerobic ribonucleoside-triphosphate reductase, with amino-acid sequence MLYVVKRDGREVDFDAVKISNAIKSSGEEVGRILRESQVLDTVQKVINYIEMSGQNRITVEEIQNLVEKALLDSGYKDIKLAYSNYREQRTQVREIKSDLMKAIQRIGVETDRDNANVGNNFSSKLLRIASESNKWHNLASMPKELAKAHENGDLYYHDLDSYNLTTNCLHIPTGEILTKGFNTGYGTIKAPRRIETAAELSCILLQSTQNDMFGGQAHPDFDNDMSVFIKPTRDEIRSELEELGISEDKLDILTEEKLKKRIHQAMQGVVYNLNTMHSRAGSQVPFSSINLGIPTSKDAALVCEIFLLEYEKGLGKGEQPIFPNIIFRVKEGVNREVNDPYHYLYQLACRVAAKRMNPTFMNIDADFNKEYYDMGYMPATMGCRTYLMKNINGEPGCKGRGNIAPTTINLPRIGIQAKGNLDKFFEILQARLELSKESLLHRYGVLKNLKVKDLPFVAGQGLMKGSENLKPDDTIEPILKQGTWGIGFIGLAETLVALTGKHHGEDSETRKLGLKIISYIREYTDRITEETKLNWSCYATPAEGLSGKFIKQDQSIFGYIKGVTDKEYYTNSFHVPVNFPISIKCKIDIEAPYHKLCNAGHISYLEVDDCPSGEAIMDILDYAYKNTNISYLGINFHIRYCKNCGTYLSSSENTCNKCGSMDIQGISRVTGYLSLDERFGPGKYHEREDRKSHTGTNKNNYQVL; translated from the coding sequence GTGCTATATGTAGTAAAAAGGGACGGCAGAGAAGTAGATTTCGATGCTGTAAAAATATCAAATGCAATAAAGAGTTCAGGCGAAGAAGTAGGAAGAATACTTAGAGAAAGCCAAGTTTTAGATACTGTTCAGAAGGTTATTAATTATATAGAAATGTCTGGACAGAATAGGATAACTGTAGAAGAAATTCAAAATTTAGTAGAGAAAGCATTGCTTGACAGTGGATATAAGGACATAAAACTAGCTTATTCTAACTATAGAGAACAAAGAACTCAAGTTAGAGAAATAAAATCAGATTTAATGAAAGCAATTCAAAGAATAGGGGTTGAAACAGATAGGGATAATGCTAATGTAGGTAATAACTTTAGTTCAAAATTACTTAGGATAGCATCAGAATCAAATAAATGGCACAATTTGGCTAGTATGCCAAAAGAATTAGCAAAAGCACATGAAAATGGTGATTTATATTATCACGATTTAGATAGTTACAACTTAACTACTAACTGCTTACACATACCTACAGGAGAAATATTGACAAAAGGTTTTAATACAGGATATGGAACAATAAAGGCTCCAAGAAGAATAGAAACAGCAGCAGAACTTTCATGTATATTACTTCAATCAACTCAAAATGATATGTTTGGGGGTCAAGCACATCCAGATTTTGATAATGATATGTCTGTATTTATAAAACCAACAAGAGACGAAATTAGAAGTGAATTAGAAGAGTTAGGTATTAGTGAAGATAAGTTAGATATTTTAACAGAAGAAAAATTGAAAAAGAGAATACATCAAGCTATGCAAGGGGTAGTATATAATTTAAATACTATGCATTCTAGGGCAGGATCTCAAGTTCCATTTAGTTCTATAAATTTGGGAATACCAACATCTAAGGATGCAGCTTTAGTTTGTGAAATTTTCTTATTAGAATATGAAAAAGGGTTAGGCAAAGGTGAACAACCAATATTCCCTAACATAATTTTTAGAGTTAAAGAAGGCGTTAATAGAGAAGTTAATGATCCATATCATTATTTATATCAATTAGCTTGTAGAGTTGCAGCTAAAAGAATGAATCCGACATTTATGAATATAGATGCTGATTTTAATAAAGAATATTATGATATGGGATATATGCCAGCAACTATGGGATGTAGAACCTATTTAATGAAAAACATAAATGGTGAGCCAGGATGTAAAGGAAGAGGTAATATAGCACCAACTACAATAAACTTACCAAGAATAGGAATTCAAGCAAAGGGAAATTTAGATAAATTCTTTGAAATCTTACAAGCAAGATTGGAACTTTCAAAAGAATCATTACTTCATAGATATGGGGTATTGAAAAATCTTAAAGTTAAAGATTTACCTTTTGTTGCAGGTCAAGGTTTAATGAAAGGATCAGAAAATCTAAAACCTGATGACACAATAGAACCTATATTAAAACAAGGAACTTGGGGAATTGGATTTATTGGGCTTGCAGAGACGTTAGTAGCTCTTACAGGAAAACACCATGGAGAAGATTCAGAAACAAGAAAATTAGGGCTTAAAATAATATCATATATTAGAGAGTATACTGATAGAATTACAGAAGAAACTAAGCTAAATTGGAGCTGTTATGCAACTCCTGCTGAAGGTCTTTCAGGAAAGTTTATAAAACAAGATCAAAGTATATTTGGATATATAAAAGGAGTTACAGATAAGGAGTACTATACAAATAGTTTCCATGTACCAGTAAATTTTCCTATATCAATTAAATGTAAAATAGATATAGAAGCTCCATACCATAAACTTTGCAATGCAGGACATATAAGTTATTTAGAAGTTGATGATTGTCCATCAGGAGAGGCAATTATGGATATTTTAGATTATGCATATAAGAACACTAATATAAGTTATTTAGGAATTAACTTTCACATAAGATATTGTAAAAATTGTGGTACGTATTTAAGTAGTAGCGAAAATACATGTAATAAATGTGGTAGTATGGATATACAAGGAATATCTAGAGTTACAGGATATTTAAGTTTGGATGAAAGATTTGGTCCAGGAAAATATCATGAAAGAGAAGATAGAAAATCTCATACAGGAACAAATAAAAATAACTATCAAGTTTTATAA
- the nifV gene encoding homocitrate synthase, whose translation MAIKNLNNGKELYIVDTTLRDGEQTAGVVFANEEKVAIASMLGELGVDQLEVGIPAMGGDEKEAIKQIVKRNKKTSIMAWNRAVIKDIEQSIDCGVDAVAISISVSDIHIKNKLRTSREWVLENMAKAVDFAKRNGLYVSVNGEDASRADVEFLIKFIKEAKIVGADRFRYCDTVGIMEPFKIKKDINYLYESTGFDIEMHTHNDFGMATANAIAGIEGGASHVGVTVNGLGERAGNAALEEVLMALMFVHNYKGNIDTTMFREVSEYVSRASGRILPSWKAIVGDNMFVHESGIHADGAIKNPKNYEAFDPDIVGLERQIVIGKHSGRAGIVNKFKEYGIELDDDSSKFILQMVRSTSIRLKRSLFDKELVQLYKEYQRVQKEKVY comes from the coding sequence GTGGCTATTAAAAATTTAAATAATGGTAAGGAACTTTATATTGTAGATACGACATTACGTGATGGTGAGCAAACGGCAGGTGTTGTTTTTGCAAATGAAGAAAAAGTAGCAATTGCTTCAATGTTAGGGGAATTAGGAGTAGATCAGCTTGAAGTAGGCATACCTGCTATGGGAGGCGATGAAAAGGAAGCAATTAAACAAATAGTAAAAAGAAATAAAAAGACAAGCATTATGGCGTGGAATAGAGCGGTAATTAAAGATATTGAACAGTCAATTGATTGTGGGGTTGATGCTGTTGCAATATCTATTTCTGTATCAGATATTCATATAAAAAATAAATTAAGAACCTCAAGGGAGTGGGTTCTTGAAAATATGGCTAAAGCAGTAGATTTCGCTAAAAGAAATGGATTATATGTGTCTGTAAATGGAGAAGATGCATCTAGAGCTGATGTTGAATTTCTTATTAAGTTTATAAAAGAAGCTAAAATTGTAGGAGCTGATAGATTTAGATATTGTGATACTGTTGGTATAATGGAGCCATTTAAGATAAAGAAAGATATTAATTACTTATATGAAAGTACAGGGTTTGATATAGAAATGCATACCCATAATGATTTTGGTATGGCGACAGCTAATGCTATTGCAGGAATTGAAGGCGGAGCTTCTCATGTTGGAGTAACGGTAAATGGTTTAGGAGAAAGAGCTGGAAATGCTGCATTAGAGGAAGTACTAATGGCATTGATGTTTGTGCACAACTATAAAGGCAATATAGATACAACTATGTTTAGAGAAGTTTCGGAATATGTATCTAGAGCATCAGGAAGAATTTTACCTTCATGGAAAGCTATTGTTGGGGATAATATGTTTGTACATGAGTCAGGAATACATGCAGATGGAGCCATAAAAAATCCTAAAAATTATGAAGCGTTTGATCCAGATATAGTTGGATTAGAAAGACAAATAGTTATTGGAAAACATTCAGGTAGAGCTGGAATAGTAAATAAATTTAAAGAATATGGAATAGAACTTGATGATGATTCATCAAAGTTTATTTTGCAAATGGTAAGATCAACTTCTATAAGGCTTAAGAGAAGTTTATTTGATAAAGAGTTAGTACAGCTTTATAAAGAATATCAAAGGGTACAAAAAGAGAAAGTTTATTAA
- a CDS encoding aconitate hydratase, translating into MGDNLVYKILRRHLIEGNIRSGESIGIRIDQTLTQDSTGTMAYLQLEAMGIDRVKTKKSIAFIDHNMLQQGFENADDHKFIQTVASKYGVYFSKPGNGICHQVFLERFSIPGDTLIGSDSHTPTAGGVGMLAIGAGGLDVALAMGGGTYYINTPTVCKINLIGKLNPMVSAKDIILEVLRKLTVKGGVSKVFEYVGDGVKTLSVPQRATITNMGAELGATTSIFPSDERTLEFFKAQDREKDWLEFKADKDAIYDEEITINLSELKPLAAKPHSPDNVEAVESIGNIKIDQVAIGSCTNSSYEDLMKVAKILKGNKVHKDVSLVIAPGSRQVMEMLARNGALGDIISSGARILENSCGPCIGMGQAPGTNGVSLRTFNRNFYGRSGTLSAKVYLVSPETAAVSAINGYLTDPREMDLDIFIDMPDSFLIDDSMIIEPAEFGSNVEVVRGPNIKEFPINSELANKLEGKVIIKVEDNITTDHIMPSNSKLLPFRSNIPYLSDFCFNTVDKEFPNRAKENKGGFIIAGNNYGQGSSREHAALAPLYLGVKAVIAKSFARIHKANLINNGIVPLTFENEIDYDNLILLDKLIIENIHLEIKTGKVIVKNITRRCEFITVADLTKNEIEVILAGGRLNYVKNK; encoded by the coding sequence ATGGGTGATAATTTAGTTTATAAAATATTAAGAAGACATTTAATAGAAGGAAATATAAGAAGTGGAGAATCTATTGGAATAAGAATAGATCAAACTTTAACTCAAGATTCAACGGGAACAATGGCATATCTTCAGTTAGAAGCCATGGGAATAGATAGAGTTAAAACTAAAAAATCTATTGCATTTATAGATCATAATATGTTACAACAAGGATTTGAAAATGCTGATGACCATAAATTTATACAGACAGTGGCATCAAAATATGGAGTTTATTTTTCAAAGCCTGGAAATGGAATATGTCATCAAGTATTTTTAGAAAGATTTTCAATTCCAGGAGATACGTTAATAGGTTCAGATAGTCATACTCCTACAGCAGGTGGAGTAGGTATGCTTGCAATTGGAGCAGGTGGATTAGATGTAGCATTGGCAATGGGGGGAGGTACATATTATATAAATACACCAACAGTATGTAAAATTAATTTAATTGGTAAGCTTAATCCTATGGTTTCAGCTAAGGATATAATTTTAGAAGTATTAAGAAAGCTTACAGTTAAAGGTGGAGTATCAAAAGTATTTGAATATGTAGGTGATGGGGTTAAAACTCTCTCAGTACCTCAAAGGGCAACTATAACAAATATGGGAGCAGAACTTGGGGCAACCACATCTATTTTTCCAAGTGATGAAAGAACATTAGAGTTTTTTAAAGCTCAAGATAGAGAAAAGGACTGGTTAGAATTTAAAGCAGATAAAGATGCTATATATGATGAAGAAATAACTATAAATTTATCAGAATTAAAACCATTAGCAGCCAAACCACATAGCCCAGATAATGTAGAAGCTGTTGAGAGTATTGGAAATATAAAAATAGATCAAGTTGCAATTGGAAGTTGTACTAATTCATCCTATGAGGATTTAATGAAGGTGGCAAAGATTTTAAAGGGAAATAAAGTTCATAAAGATGTTAGTTTAGTGATTGCACCAGGTTCAAGACAGGTTATGGAGATGTTAGCTAGAAATGGTGCTCTAGGTGATATAATAAGTTCAGGAGCACGAATTCTAGAAAATTCTTGTGGTCCTTGTATAGGAATGGGGCAAGCACCAGGTACAAATGGTGTTTCTCTTAGAACATTTAACAGAAATTTTTATGGGAGAAGTGGAACATTATCTGCAAAGGTATATTTAGTAAGCCCAGAAACAGCAGCTGTATCTGCTATAAATGGGTATTTGACAGATCCAAGAGAAATGGATTTAGACATATTTATTGATATGCCGGATAGCTTTTTAATAGATGATTCAATGATAATAGAACCAGCAGAATTTGGCTCAAATGTAGAGGTTGTAAGAGGTCCTAATATAAAGGAGTTTCCTATCAACTCTGAGTTAGCTAATAAACTAGAAGGAAAAGTTATAATAAAGGTTGAAGATAATATAACAACCGATCATATTATGCCATCAAATTCAAAACTTTTACCTTTTAGATCAAATATACCTTATTTATCAGACTTTTGTTTTAATACAGTAGATAAAGAATTTCCTAATAGAGCAAAAGAAAATAAGGGTGGTTTTATAATAGCAGGAAATAATTACGGTCAAGGATCTAGTAGAGAGCATGCAGCTTTAGCACCTCTTTATTTAGGAGTAAAAGCTGTAATAGCTAAGTCTTTTGCAAGAATTCATAAAGCGAATTTAATTAATAATGGAATAGTGCCATTAACATTTGAAAATGAGATTGATTATGATAATTTAATTTTATTAGATAAGCTTATAATAGAAAATATACATTTAGAAATTAAGACAGGAAAAGTAATTGTAAAGAATATTACAAGGAGATGTGAATTCATAACAGTAGCAGATTTAACTAAAAATGAAATTGAAGTTATATTAGCTGGTGGTAGGTTAAATTATGTAAAAAATAAATAA
- the nrdG gene encoding anaerobic ribonucleoside-triphosphate reductase activating protein, with protein MKKTIRLSGIAYESLVNGPGMRRVFFSQGCKHNCNGCFNPDTHDFFAGEDRDMDELIKDVLDNPILKGVTFSGGDPFERAEEFAYMAREFKKHNLNIWSYTGYTFEYILRNIDEIPGWRDLLECIDVLVDGKFEKNKMQDNLRYRGSTNQRIIDVKESLKNGVVKILDL; from the coding sequence ATGAAAAAAACTATAAGATTATCAGGTATAGCATATGAAAGTTTAGTTAATGGTCCAGGAATGAGAAGAGTATTTTTTTCTCAAGGATGTAAACATAATTGCAATGGATGTTTCAATCCAGATACACATGATTTCTTTGCTGGAGAAGATAGAGACATGGATGAATTAATAAAGGATGTTTTAGATAACCCTATACTTAAAGGTGTTACCTTTAGCGGTGGCGACCCTTTTGAAAGAGCAGAAGAATTTGCATATATGGCAAGGGAATTTAAAAAGCATAATTTAAATATTTGGAGTTATACAGGATATACTTTTGAATACATATTAAGAAATATAGATGAAATTCCTGGATGGAGAGATTTATTAGAGTGTATTGATGTTTTAGTAGATGGTAAATTCGAAAAGAATAAGATGCAAGATAATTTAAGGTATAGAGGATCTACTAATCAAAGAATAATAGATGTTAAAGAAAGTCTTAAGAATGGAGTGGTTAAAATTTTAGATCTGTAA
- a CDS encoding xanthine phosphoribosyltransferase, whose translation MEALKKKILEEGKIREGNILKVDCFLNHQMDIKFFNEIGKEFKNRFKDQKIDKILTIEASGIGIAAIVSQYFDYAPVVFAKKTESLNLDKEVYESEVHSFTKKKTYKVRVGKEFINKDENILIIDDFLAQGCATKGMIDIVKQADANIVGAGIVIEKGFQEGRKVLEEMGIRVESLAIIDRFENNTLIFK comes from the coding sequence ATGGAAGCATTAAAGAAGAAAATATTAGAAGAAGGAAAAATAAGAGAAGGAAATATACTTAAGGTAGATTGTTTTTTGAATCATCAAATGGATATTAAGTTTTTTAATGAAATTGGAAAAGAGTTTAAGAATAGATTTAAAGATCAAAAAATAGATAAAATACTTACAATAGAAGCGTCAGGAATAGGGATTGCAGCTATAGTTTCACAATATTTTGATTATGCACCTGTGGTATTTGCAAAAAAGACAGAAAGTTTAAACTTAGATAAGGAAGTATATGAATCAGAAGTACATTCTTTCACTAAAAAGAAAACTTACAAGGTTAGGGTAGGTAAAGAATTTATAAATAAAGATGAAAATATATTAATAATAGATGATTTTTTGGCACAGGGTTGTGCAACTAAAGGAATGATAGATATAGTAAAACAAGCAGATGCTAATATTGTTGGAGCAGGTATAGTTATAGAAAAGGGATTTCAAGAAGGAAGAAAAGTTTTAGAAGAAATGGGTATTAGAGTTGAGTCATTAGCTATAATAGATAGATTTGAAAATAACACATTAATATTTAAGTAA
- a CDS encoding leucyl aminopeptidase, with translation MNIGFKNMTCSQVDALVIYLLENKLKTPNEALNKSISLLEERELFLGKQGDVYTFTRDINSNIQTVILIGLGKEENLHLEVLRKAVGKSIKKCRELRLSNIFLRLPDTNKLLPEEMAKAFTYAAKLADYTFDNYKTSKKDKKDINVSIGIHDVESLDKEAIVSSIEEGNDIANAVITARDLVNEPSNIIYPETLAEEAIKIGVNNGFEVEVYDLDKIKELGMEAFYNVAKASVNEPKFIIMRYFGDEENKENILGLVGKGLTYDSGGYSIKPTGSMMDMKSDMGGAAAVIGAMAVIAKRKLKSNVIAVVAACENLISGNGYKPGEIIGSMAGKTIEVVNTDAEGRLTLVDAVHYVIEKENAKEIIDVATLTGAALHALGETTTAVVTNSNDFYKELKDVSEYTGEKVWQLPAFDEYRKLIKSDIADLKNSGGRLAGTITAGLFIEAFVQNKPWLHLDIAGTAWASSVSDYSIKGGTGVPVSTLYELVKRRKR, from the coding sequence ATGAATATAGGGTTTAAGAATATGACATGTTCACAAGTTGATGCGTTAGTAATTTATTTGCTAGAAAATAAATTAAAAACACCAAATGAAGCTCTTAATAAATCTATAAGTTTATTAGAGGAAAGGGAATTATTCTTAGGTAAGCAAGGAGATGTTTATACTTTTACTAGAGATATTAATTCTAATATTCAAACAGTAATTTTAATTGGATTAGGAAAAGAGGAAAACTTACATTTAGAAGTTTTAAGAAAGGCTGTAGGGAAAAGTATAAAAAAATGTAGAGAGTTAAGGCTTTCTAATATATTTTTAAGATTACCTGATACAAATAAATTATTACCAGAAGAAATGGCAAAAGCATTTACATATGCAGCTAAATTAGCTGACTATACTTTTGATAATTATAAAACCTCAAAGAAAGATAAAAAAGATATTAATGTTTCAATTGGAATCCATGATGTGGAATCATTAGATAAAGAAGCGATAGTTTCATCAATTGAAGAGGGAAATGATATAGCAAATGCTGTTATTACAGCTAGAGATTTAGTAAATGAACCATCTAATATTATTTATCCAGAAACTTTAGCTGAAGAAGCTATTAAAATTGGAGTTAATAATGGTTTTGAGGTTGAAGTTTATGACTTAGATAAGATAAAAGAACTAGGTATGGAAGCCTTCTATAATGTAGCAAAGGCATCAGTAAATGAACCTAAATTTATTATTATGAGATATTTTGGAGATGAAGAAAATAAAGAAAATATATTAGGTTTAGTAGGGAAAGGATTAACTTATGATTCAGGTGGATATTCTATAAAGCCTACAGGTAGTATGATGGATATGAAATCTGATATGGGCGGAGCAGCTGCTGTAATTGGAGCCATGGCTGTAATTGCTAAAAGAAAATTAAAGTCAAATGTTATAGCTGTAGTTGCTGCCTGTGAAAATTTAATATCAGGAAATGGATATAAACCTGGAGAAATTATAGGATCAATGGCAGGAAAGACTATAGAAGTAGTTAACACTGATGCTGAGGGAAGATTAACTTTAGTAGATGCTGTTCATTATGTAATAGAAAAAGAAAATGCTAAAGAAATTATAGATGTTGCTACATTAACAGGTGCAGCATTACATGCATTAGGAGAAACAACAACGGCAGTAGTAACTAATAGTAATGATTTTTATAAAGAACTTAAAGATGTATCAGAATATACAGGTGAAAAAGTATGGCAGTTGCCAGCTTTTGATGAATATAGAAAGCTTATAAAATCTGATATTGCTGATTTGAAAAATAGTGGTGGTAGACTTGCAGGAACTATAACAGCAGGATTATTTATAGAAGCTTTTGTTCAAAATAAACCTTGGTTACACTTAGACATAGCAGGAACAGCGTGGGCATCATCAGTAAGTGATTATAGTATAAAAGGTGGAACAGGTGTACCTGTAAGCACACTATACGAATTGGTAAAAAGAAGGAAAAGATAA
- a CDS encoding helix-turn-helix domain-containing protein, with amino-acid sequence MVSKTTKEFQSKVLNKMTFKAYPKENYTIYKNKDNSDLGYFIKYSRDGYYDFGIGDYSISSNFTLSFEHKEELMRFGTVYIGETTFKIENNPVSSFSPSSFFVVEKEIKGKQAWKKGQHFHGAEITIYKKYFDEVIKPNFSNTIDLDSFVKNYTYLYLPLEIASIIQNLRSLSEANRLTSIYLESKILESIALLSNEVYSSCENAFSNQLNYGNIKIGKNRFITLTASDANAIQKAYDILTKEACNPPTIKNLSKMVFLNEQKLKAGFSAKYHMSISEYTNSIRMTMAQNLLSTTDLSINEIAKAVGYNYSGNFVKMFKKVHGKTPLAFRKLKN; translated from the coding sequence ATGGTTTCTAAAACAACAAAAGAGTTTCAAAGTAAAGTTTTAAACAAAATGACTTTCAAAGCGTATCCTAAGGAAAATTACACCATATACAAAAATAAAGATAATTCTGATCTTGGATATTTTATTAAATATAGTAGAGATGGATATTATGACTTTGGAATTGGTGACTATTCAATATCGTCAAACTTTACTCTTTCATTTGAGCATAAAGAAGAGTTAATGCGTTTTGGAACTGTATATATTGGTGAAACTACATTTAAAATAGAAAATAATCCTGTTTCTTCTTTTAGTCCATCTTCATTTTTTGTAGTTGAAAAAGAAATAAAAGGTAAGCAAGCTTGGAAGAAAGGTCAACACTTTCATGGAGCAGAAATAACCATTTATAAAAAATACTTTGATGAAGTAATAAAACCAAACTTTTCAAACACTATAGATCTTGATAGTTTTGTAAAAAATTATACATATCTCTATTTGCCTCTTGAAATAGCTTCTATAATCCAAAATCTCAGAAGCCTTTCTGAGGCTAATCGCCTAACTTCTATATATCTAGAAAGTAAGATTTTAGAGTCTATAGCCTTACTTTCAAATGAAGTATACTCCTCATGCGAGAATGCTTTTTCTAATCAATTAAATTATGGTAATATTAAAATAGGAAAAAATAGATTTATTACTTTAACTGCATCAGATGCCAATGCAATACAAAAAGCTTATGATATCTTAACAAAAGAAGCCTGTAATCCACCAACTATTAAAAATTTAAGTAAAATGGTATTCCTAAACGAACAAAAATTAAAAGCTGGTTTTTCGGCAAAATATCATATGTCTATTAGTGAATATACTAATTCTATTAGGATGACAATGGCACAAAACCTATTATCTACTACAGATTTAAGTATTAATGAAATAGCCAAAGCAGTTGGCTATAATTATAGTGGGAACTTCGTAAAGATGTTTAAAAAAGTTCACGGAAAAACTCCACTTGCTTTTAGAAAACTTAAAAATTAA
- a CDS encoding iron-hydroxamate ABC transporter substrate-binding protein: protein MKIKLLKTLVVSCMAAMVLVGCGGKGNSENDKVAGDTITVTDVRGEVEIPVNPKRIVDLSGNSDILSILGYKVIGTANSDAYDYTKFPSYLEETLKGAEILGYSMQDTMDVEAIMNLSPDLIVISTVQEKMYDQLSEIAPTVMIQLEALNWKDDIRAFAKVFNKEDEANKWLENYEAKAKEAGDKIKEEYSDNATYLSFLASGGQFFVFDGAGFGSVLYEDMGLAKPEGMPKQNDISLPVVTYEGLASIKADYIFLIATKEDLEQLENNAIWNSLPAVKNGNVVILDSSPYFNQGYSSIGRELLVDKIGEMLNETKQ, encoded by the coding sequence ATGAAAATAAAGTTATTGAAAACATTAGTAGTTTCTTGTATGGCTGCTATGGTACTTGTTGGCTGTGGAGGTAAAGGAAATTCAGAAAATGATAAAGTAGCAGGAGATACTATAACAGTTACAGATGTAAGAGGTGAAGTTGAAATACCGGTGAATCCTAAAAGGATAGTAGATTTAAGTGGTAATAGTGATATTTTATCAATTTTAGGATATAAGGTTATAGGAACAGCAAATAGTGATGCTTATGATTATACTAAATTTCCTTCATACTTAGAAGAAACATTAAAAGGAGCAGAAATTTTAGGTTATAGTATGCAAGATACTATGGATGTAGAAGCAATTATGAACTTATCACCGGACTTAATAGTTATATCAACAGTTCAAGAAAAGATGTATGATCAGTTAAGTGAAATTGCTCCAACGGTTATGATTCAATTAGAGGCTTTAAACTGGAAAGATGATATTAGGGCATTTGCAAAAGTTTTTAATAAAGAAGATGAAGCAAATAAGTGGTTAGAAAATTATGAAGCAAAAGCTAAAGAGGCTGGGGATAAGATTAAAGAAGAATATAGTGATAATGCTACATATCTTTCATTCTTAGCAAGTGGTGGACAATTTTTTGTATTTGATGGTGCTGGTTTTGGTAGCGTTTTGTATGAAGATATGGGTCTTGCTAAGCCAGAGGGTATGCCAAAGCAAAATGATATAAGCCTTCCAGTTGTAACTTATGAGGGATTAGCATCAATAAAGGCTGATTACATATTCTTAATAGCAACAAAAGAAGATTTAGAGCAACTTGAAAATAATGCGATTTGGAATAGCTTACCTGCAGTTAAAAACGGTAATGTCGTAATATTAGACTCATCACCATACTTCAATCAAGGATATAGCTCAATAGGAAGAGAGTTATTAGTAGATAAAATAGGTGAAATGTTAAATGAAACAAAGCAATAA